In Musa acuminata AAA Group cultivar baxijiao chromosome BXJ2-8, Cavendish_Baxijiao_AAA, whole genome shotgun sequence, one genomic interval encodes:
- the LOC103995918 gene encoding probable calcium-binding protein CML14, with product MGGGRLQGEQLKQLRNIFDRFDMDGDGSLTQLELAALLRSLGLKPDGDQIHAMLAGMDANGNGTVEFDELAAALAPVMTEQAMVDQKQLLEVFHCFDRDGNGFISAAELARSMARMGQPLTFVELTDMMQQADADGDGVISFEEFAAVMAKSAAEFLGLTLVSH from the coding sequence ATGGGTGGCGGCCGGCTGCAGGGCGAGCAGTTGAAGCAACTGCGCAACATATTCGATCGCTTCGACATGGACGGGGACGGCAGCCTGACCCAGCTGGAGCTCGCTGCCCTCCTCCGCTCCCTCGGCCTCAAGCCCGACGGCGACCAGATCCACGCGATGCTCGCAGGCATGGACGCCAACGGCAACGGCACCGTGGAGTTCGACGAGCTCGCGGCGGCGCTCGCGCCCGTCATGACCGAGCAGGCCATGGTCGACCAGAAGCAGCTCCTGGAGGTCTTCCACTGCTTCGACCGGGACGGCAACGGGTTCATATCGGCGGCGGAGCTGGCGCGGTCCATGGCGCGCATGGGCCAGCCTCTGACCTTCGTCGAGCTCACCGACATGATGCAGCAGGCCGATGCCGACGGCGACGGTGTCATCAGCTTCGAAGAGTTCGCCGCCGTCATGGCCAAGTCCGCCGCCGAATTCCTCGGCCTCACCCTCGTCTCCCATTGA
- the LOC103995917 gene encoding probable transmembrane ascorbate ferrireductase 4 isoform X1, which yields MAVSIVLSHISALLVAVLVLLWALAFRTTIFLRFYSSSVDGGATATATAVAHFDHLYFVLHTLLMVIGFILFGGEGILVHRWGVGLGWARGPRKAAHLWLQGAALGFGVAGVWTKFKGNKGVLANFHSLHSWMGLLCLLLFAAQWTMGFLSFWTRGEGRRARTLLLPWHIFIGIFTYSLAVATAESGLMEKMAFLHTKHGIPGSSLEFTLINVLGLTLAIHCGLVVFTLIPAKHKESSTSTMTTRIGYGVSGVQRMSL from the exons ATGGCCGTGAGCATTGTTCTCTCTCACATCTCGGCTCTTCTGGTGGCCGTTCTCGTCCTCCTGTGGGCGCTCGCCTTCCGCACCACCATCTTTCTGCGCTTCTATTCCTCATCCGTCGACGGcggcgccaccgccaccgccaccgccgttgCGCACTTCGACCACCTATACTTT GTCCTCCACACTCTCCTCATGGTCATCGGCTTCATCCTCTTCGGCGGCGAAG GTATACTGGTGCACAGGTGGGGGGTGGGCTTGGGTTGGGCACGGGGCCCGAGGAAGGCAGCGCACCTCTGGCTGCAGGGGGCGGCTCTGGGTTTCGGCGTCGCCGGGGTGTGGACCAAGTTCAAGGGCAACAAGGGGGTCCTCGCCAACTTCCACAGCCTGCACTCCTGGATGGGTCTGCTCTGCCTTCTCCTCTTCGCCGCCCAG TGGACAATGGGGTTCCTCAGCTTCTGGACCAGGGGAGAGGGACGACGGGCAAGAACATTGTTGCTGCCATGGCACATCTTCATTGGCATCTTCACCTACAGCTTGGCTGTAGCTACAGCAGAGTCCGGCCTCATGGAGAAGATGGCCTTCCTTCACACCAAACATGGCATCCCAGGGTCCTCCTTggagttcaccctcatcaatgttCTTGGCCTCACTCTCGCCATCCACTGTGGGCTTGTTGTCTTCACTTTAATCCCTGCGAAGCACAAGGAGAGCAGCACCAGTACCATG ACAACAAGGATCGGCTATGGTGTGAGTGGTGTTCAACGCATGTCGCTGTAG
- the LOC103995917 gene encoding probable transmembrane ascorbate ferrireductase 4 isoform X2: protein MAVSIVLSHISALLVAVLVLLWALAFRTTIFLRFYSSSVDGGATATATAVAHFDHLYFVLHTLLMVIGFILFGGEGILVHRWGVGLGWARGPRKAAHLWLQGAALGFGVAGVWTKFKGNKGVLANFHSLHSWMGLLCLLLFAAQWTMGFLSFWTRGEGRRARTLLLPWHIFIGIFTYSLAVATAESGLMEKMAFLHTKHGIPGSSLEFTLINVLGLTLAIHCGLVVFTLIPAKHKESSTSTMMMGLGDRFLCLEVL, encoded by the exons ATGGCCGTGAGCATTGTTCTCTCTCACATCTCGGCTCTTCTGGTGGCCGTTCTCGTCCTCCTGTGGGCGCTCGCCTTCCGCACCACCATCTTTCTGCGCTTCTATTCCTCATCCGTCGACGGcggcgccaccgccaccgccaccgccgttgCGCACTTCGACCACCTATACTTT GTCCTCCACACTCTCCTCATGGTCATCGGCTTCATCCTCTTCGGCGGCGAAG GTATACTGGTGCACAGGTGGGGGGTGGGCTTGGGTTGGGCACGGGGCCCGAGGAAGGCAGCGCACCTCTGGCTGCAGGGGGCGGCTCTGGGTTTCGGCGTCGCCGGGGTGTGGACCAAGTTCAAGGGCAACAAGGGGGTCCTCGCCAACTTCCACAGCCTGCACTCCTGGATGGGTCTGCTCTGCCTTCTCCTCTTCGCCGCCCAG TGGACAATGGGGTTCCTCAGCTTCTGGACCAGGGGAGAGGGACGACGGGCAAGAACATTGTTGCTGCCATGGCACATCTTCATTGGCATCTTCACCTACAGCTTGGCTGTAGCTACAGCAGAGTCCGGCCTCATGGAGAAGATGGCCTTCCTTCACACCAAACATGGCATCCCAGGGTCCTCCTTggagttcaccctcatcaatgttCTTGGCCTCACTCTCGCCATCCACTGTGGGCTTGTTGTCTTCACTTTAATCCCTGCGAAGCACAAGGAGAGCAGCACCAGTACCATG ATGATGGGTCTTGGGGATCGATTTTTATGTCTTGAAGTTCTTTAA